From the genome of Sporomusa sphaeroides DSM 2875:
AAGGTGTAAAAACAGGAGACGCTGTCGCCATAACCCTGTCGCGCGGTCCTAATCAGGTGCTTGCCGTCCTTGCCGTGCTGGCCGCGGGAGCCGTCTACGTTCCTATCGGTATTAACCAGCCGCCGTCACGCCGGGAGCGGATCTGCCGGCTTGGGGGGATCCGCCACCTGATAACAGATCAGGCTGGAAATTCACTTTTATTACTTGCGGAAGCGATAAAAGTAATTTTGATAGAAGAGGCGGAACAGACGTTACCGCTGCCGCTGCCGGTTGCTGTCAGCAGTGATTCCCTAGCCTACGTGATATTCACCTCAGGGTCGACCGGTGATCCCAAAGGAGTGGAGATTACCCACCGTGCCGCCTATAATACCATTGCAGATATCAATACCCGATTTTCCTTAACGGAAACCGACCGGGTTCTTACTGTTTCGGCACTTGATTTTGATTTGTCTGTTTATGATATATTCGGTCTGTTATCGGCCGGAGGCGGCATTGTCTTACTTGATGAAGGCAACACACGGGAAGCGCCCGCCTGGCTGGAACTGATCCGTACGCTGCAAGTAACGGTGTGGAATTCTGTACCGGCGCTTTTTGATATGTTGCTGACTGCAGTCGATAATGATGCTGTATTGGCTTCGTTGCGGCTTGTTCTCGTTTCCGGTGACTGGGTTGGGCTGGATTTGCATGACCGCTTAAGGGCGAAAAACCGGGAATGCCGTTTGGTTGCTCTCGGGGGAGCCACGGAGGCTTCAATTTGGTCCAATTACTTTGAAATTAATTATGTTGATTCGTCATGGAACTCCATCCCTTATGGAAAACCATTACGCAACCAGTATTTCCGCATTGTGGACAGACTTGGCCGCGATTGCCCGGACATGGTAGCCGGTGAGCTATGGATCGGCGGTGCGGGAGTTGCCCAAGGCTATCGCGGCAATCCTGTATTGACAGCGGCCAGTTTTATTGACGCCGGGGACTGCCGCTGGTATCGAACCGGCGATCTGGGACGCTACTGGTCTGACGGAGTGATTGAGTTTCTTGGCAGAGCTGACCACCAGATAAAGCTGAGGGGATATCGCATTGAACTGGGAGAAGTAGAAGCCGTTTTACGGCAATACCCGGGGGTAGGTCAAGCAGTTGCGGCCATAGTCGCCAGTTCTGGCGCAAAACAGCTTGGTGCCGTTGTCGTTGCTGGCTCTGCACCATTGCCGGTTCAGGCTGATTTGCCTGAACCCCGGAGCTGCGCCGCCCATTCTTATCGCCAGATATCCCGTGAATTGCAGGCAAAAATTGCCGAGGCGCTGATTGCGGAAATCTTAGGTCTGGCTGAGCTGCGGGATGCTACGAGCCTAAAAATCGGACATGAACTGCGACTAGTGCCGGAGTATCAACCGTTAGTGCAAATGTGGCTCAAATGGCTTGAACAACGCAATGTGATTAAAGTAAATAACGGCGTTTTGCGGGCTGGAGACAGATTCGGCGAAGTTCTTGCTTATGCCGGAGCGATTAAACAGCCGGCGGCTACGTGCAGCAGCGTGATGGAGGACGGTTCGCTGACAGCTGCCATTGAACAACGTTTATTTCAGCGGCGGGATGATTACCGCAGCATTCTGAGCGGAGACCTCGCGGCTGAAATTTTGCTCGATGATGAGTTACTCTCGCCTGAAAATCTGTCTTCCCGGGACTATGGGACAAATTTAGGTATCCGTCTAATTGCCGGCAGGCTAAAAAAAATGACGAAATCAATTGGCAAACCGGTTGACGTTGCGCTGCTTGGCGGACGGAGCGGTTTGTTGGCGGCCCGGCTGCTGGCGATGCTTGCGCCGGAAGATATCCGGCTTACTCTGTTTGATCCGGCCCCGTCCATGGTGGCTGCCGCTGAGCAGCGTCTGTCGGTGCTGCGCCATTCTGTTGGTTGCCATATACTGCCGGAAAACTTTGTACCGGAACAGTTCCGCTATTCTTTTGACGCGGTTTTGGCCATAAACTCGCTGCATCGTTACCATGATCCCTGCCAGGGCGTTGCCGTTGCCGCTTTGCTGGTGCGGGGCGGCGGAAAAATATTTGCTTTGGAACATTGCGAGTTGACGCCGCTTGCCGCCGTAACGGCGGCGGTGCTTGACAGAGGATTTGCAGCTTTTGACCATGAACGCCGTCAAGCCTATAGTCCAATGCTGCCTGCGCTGCAGTGGCTAAATCTGCTGAGCAAAGCCGGTTTTGGCAAAGCAAATGTTGTTTCGCTGAAAAATTCTTTTTCTGAATTCATTGAGGCAGAATGCCCGGCAGCCAGACAGAACCTGGAACCGGCCCGCATCCTGGAATTTGCCGCCAAGTATTTGCCGGTGCATATGCTGCCGGAAAGAGTGGAGGTATTGCCATGGCTGCCCTTGAGCGCCAACGGCAAAGTAGACCGCAAAGCCGTTGCCGCCGTGTTTGGTGCCGGCGCTGTGGCAGATGACGACGAACAGCCGCAGGCAGGGATGGAACAGGAAATTGCCGGCATGTGGCATAAGCTGCTAAAGATTAGTTCGATTGGCCGTAATCAGGGTTTTTTTACTAGCGGCGGGGACAGCCTCCTGGCCACGCGTTTTTTGGCGGAAGTGAAGGAAAAATTCGGCCTTGAACTGTCTTTAAGACAGATGTTTGAATCACCGTCATTATGGCAGGTGGCTGCCATTTTGGAGAACAAATTAACCGAAATGAAGCAAGATATGGTGTTTATGGAAGAGGGGGAAATATGATCCTATGATCGGTATCATCGGCGGTTATGGGGCTGTCGGGCTGCAGACAGCCCGCATGCTGCAAGAATGGGGTGGACAGCCGCTGCGGATTGGCGGTAGGAATTCTACGATGGCAAGAAACCGGTTCAGCGGTGAATTTCCGCGGGCCGAATGGTTTGAAGTGGATGTTGAGGATGACCAGAGTATGGATTTGTTTTTGGACGGGTGCAGCCTGATTGTTAATTGCAGCGGACCTTCCTGGCGGACGGCAGCCCGTGTGGCCAGGATGTGTCTGGCCAGAGGGTGCCATCATGTTGACGCCGGCATGGACAAAGAAATGGCAGTGTTGCGCAAAACAACGCCAAACAATACAGTCGTGTTGTATGCCGCCGGTGCCACGCCGGGATTGTCGGGCTTGTTGCCGCGACAATTGGC
Proteins encoded in this window:
- a CDS encoding amino acid adenylation domain-containing protein, translating into MSQIEIERNDSQFRFFPPPPLMPLSSDSTANSDLLSVRREDGIGKNEWEKLKRVALAHNISPLTVLLAAFDEVLSRWSAGAAVNTVLLNGPVGYVHFNGSPDYSVSPRPAIPFIFRPSRDKSWLESCRRMEVQLADSMKRDCTAVESGCGSNAEEPAESEAVAVFANGLPVLLPEYSGTQQNTSGIGLQAAGDDERKTLSFLPNARLQCYVAEREGGIQIILDMPAELSRNLDDAMLAAYIFLLNWAAESSWEQCIPDLLPSPQRLVREAVNATLVPVAERLLYQDFFHHASENPGKAALLWVENKEQHILTYGELADKVLRLAALLLQKGVKTGDAVAITLSRGPNQVLAVLAVLAAGAVYVPIGINQPPSRRERICRLGGIRHLITDQAGNSLLLLAEAIKVILIEEAEQTLPLPLPVAVSSDSLAYVIFTSGSTGDPKGVEITHRAAYNTIADINTRFSLTETDRVLTVSALDFDLSVYDIFGLLSAGGGIVLLDEGNTREAPAWLELIRTLQVTVWNSVPALFDMLLTAVDNDAVLASLRLVLVSGDWVGLDLHDRLRAKNRECRLVALGGATEASIWSNYFEINYVDSSWNSIPYGKPLRNQYFRIVDRLGRDCPDMVAGELWIGGAGVAQGYRGNPVLTAASFIDAGDCRWYRTGDLGRYWSDGVIEFLGRADHQIKLRGYRIELGEVEAVLRQYPGVGQAVAAIVASSGAKQLGAVVVAGSAPLPVQADLPEPRSCAAHSYRQISRELQAKIAEALIAEILGLAELRDATSLKIGHELRLVPEYQPLVQMWLKWLEQRNVIKVNNGVLRAGDRFGEVLAYAGAIKQPAATCSSVMEDGSLTAAIEQRLFQRRDDYRSILSGDLAAEILLDDELLSPENLSSRDYGTNLGIRLIAGRLKKMTKSIGKPVDVALLGGRSGLLAARLLAMLAPEDIRLTLFDPAPSMVAAAEQRLSVLRHSVGCHILPENFVPEQFRYSFDAVLAINSLHRYHDPCQGVAVAALLVRGGGKIFALEHCELTPLAAVTAAVLDRGFAAFDHERRQAYSPMLPALQWLNLLSKAGFGKANVVSLKNSFSEFIEAECPAARQNLEPARILEFAAKYLPVHMLPERVEVLPWLPLSANGKVDRKAVAAVFGAGAVADDDEQPQAGMEQEIAGMWHKLLKISSIGRNQGFFTSGGDSLLATRFLAEVKEKFGLELSLRQMFESPSLWQVAAILENKLTEMKQDMVFMEEGEI